In the Corynebacterium suedekumii genome, one interval contains:
- a CDS encoding DUF418 domain-containing protein, protein MLADLDAHATLLRRWVAVTVAVILLVGLPWGLAAVGVLPGNLEAFFSVVNGGVGMLTGPGILAAIALACRGIQERIDAGSYRPSVPVRAVTALGRRSMSGYIMQSFLFLVLTQPFTLGWGIGSGVLTQMGIAFLVWLITLVLAYVGDLAGWPGPFEWLHRRLAYGRGGL, encoded by the coding sequence GTGCTCGCCGACCTTGACGCACACGCGACGCTGCTGCGCCGTTGGGTCGCGGTGACGGTGGCCGTCATCCTCCTGGTCGGCCTGCCGTGGGGCCTGGCCGCCGTCGGCGTCCTGCCCGGGAACCTGGAGGCGTTCTTCTCCGTCGTCAACGGCGGCGTGGGCATGCTCACCGGTCCCGGCATCCTCGCCGCCATCGCGCTGGCGTGCCGTGGCATCCAGGAGCGTATCGACGCCGGCTCCTACCGCCCGTCCGTCCCCGTCCGGGCCGTGACGGCGCTGGGTCGACGCTCCATGAGTGGCTACATCATGCAGTCGTTCCTGTTTCTCGTCCTCACCCAGCCGTTCACCCTCGGGTGGGGCATCGGGTCCGGCGTACTCACCCAGATGGGCATAGCCTTCCTGGTGTGGCTGATCACCCTGGTCCTGGCATACGTAGGGGACCTGGCCGGATGGCCAGGCCCCTTCGAGTGGCTGCACCGCCGTCTCGCCTACGGCAGGGGCGGACTCTAG
- a CDS encoding DUF418 domain-containing protein: protein MTSPTPSRIRYATPDIARGIALLGIALANISTAWILTTDASYAEHFGGVYGQGSVLENLAVVFSAMFVHVRGLPMFTTLLGFGVGLITMSLWRRNYPLPRARTVLLRRYGLLAVFGLVHLVLLFFGDIMVSYGLGAMVLATMISLKDRTLMIIAWVLIGIQIAFTTAGAVVMALVPDLMAFGLGDIADNSSYLGYLRTNLVVGGSQLMALPVTVGMLLPLMIIGFVWARRECSPTLTHTRRCCAVGSR from the coding sequence ATGACCTCTCCAACGCCTAGCCGGATCCGCTACGCCACCCCGGACATCGCCCGGGGCATCGCTCTGCTGGGCATTGCCCTGGCGAACATCTCCACCGCGTGGATCCTCACCACCGACGCCTCCTACGCCGAGCATTTCGGTGGGGTGTACGGGCAGGGGAGTGTCCTGGAGAATCTGGCCGTGGTGTTCTCGGCGATGTTCGTCCACGTCCGAGGACTGCCGATGTTCACCACCCTGCTGGGCTTCGGAGTCGGCCTCATCACCATGAGCCTGTGGCGGCGGAACTATCCGCTGCCGAGGGCCCGGACGGTGCTGCTGCGCCGCTACGGGCTGCTGGCGGTGTTCGGCCTCGTCCACCTGGTGCTGCTGTTCTTCGGCGACATCATGGTCTCCTACGGCCTCGGCGCGATGGTGCTGGCGACGATGATCTCGCTCAAGGACCGCACGCTCATGATCATCGCGTGGGTGCTCATCGGCATTCAGATCGCCTTCACCACCGCCGGTGCCGTGGTGATGGCACTGGTGCCCGACCTCATGGCCTTCGGGCTCGGCGACATCGCCGACAACTCCTCCTACCTCGGCTACCTGCGCACCAACCTCGTCGTCGGCGGGTCCCAGCTCATGGCACTGCCCGTCACCGTCGGCATGCTGCTGCCGCTGATGATCATCGGTTTCGTCTGGGCCCGGAGGGAGTGCTCGCCGACCTTGACGCACACGCGACGCTGCTGCGCCGTTGGGTCGCGGTGA
- a CDS encoding DUF4190 domain-containing protein has product MTTPNDPNQPNYDAYRYPETPGQTPPQDNYGGYQSTYDAPPAGNWAVDAARNGVAPWALGVSILALVMTVSIFLTAFAAPVALIALILAIVALVKSRKITGPYARKGMSITALVLSIIALVLSVLFWVVITVFLSESGVMDCFTLTDPAAQQACVDQALNDLSNA; this is encoded by the coding sequence ATGACCACTCCGAACGATCCGAATCAGCCGAACTACGACGCCTACCGCTACCCGGAAACCCCGGGCCAGACTCCGCCGCAGGACAACTACGGCGGGTACCAGAGCACCTACGACGCCCCGCCGGCCGGTAACTGGGCGGTCGACGCCGCCCGGAACGGGGTGGCCCCGTGGGCCCTCGGTGTGTCCATCCTGGCGCTGGTGATGACGGTGAGCATCTTCCTCACCGCCTTCGCCGCCCCGGTCGCACTCATCGCCCTCATTCTCGCCATCGTGGCGCTGGTGAAGTCCCGGAAGATCACCGGCCCGTACGCGCGGAAGGGCATGTCCATCACGGCGCTGGTCCTGTCGATCATCGCGCTGGTGCTGTCCGTCCTGTTCTGGGTGGTGATCACTGTGTTCCTCTCCGAGTCCGGCGTCATGGACTGCTTCACCCTCACTGACCCGGCCGCCCAGCAGGCATGTGTCGACCAGGCCCTCAATGACCTCTCCAACGCCTAG
- a CDS encoding DEAD/DEAH box helicase translates to MSGGATGQLRAWQRAALTKYLLHKPKDFLAVATPGAGKTTFALRVATELTSNRTVDRVIVVVPTEHLKVQWSAAAARVGLSLDPRFTNSSAVNPAYDGVVVTYAQVAMHPFKHRAVATAKRTLVILDEIHHGGDAKSWGDGIREAYDDAEHRLALTGTPFRSDDSQIPFVRYEQDGEGHLVSRADHTYGYSDALRDGVVRPVVFLAYSGEARWRDSAGEEYAARLGEPLNPEQTARAWKTALDPKGDWIPAVLSAAHTRLQQLRRNMPDAGGLVIATDTTTARAYARILSTLSSTPVAVILSDEPGSSDRIKEFSDSTDEWMVAVRMVSEGVDVPRLAVGVYATSASTPLFFAQAIGRFVRSRMPGETASVFLPSVPVLLDLAAKLETSRDHVLGKPDRPKEGWDDEALAEANREQNEPDEEKGYESLGAEAELDSLIYDGSTYGTATIAGSEEEADYLGLPGLLDAEQMRALLRKRQEEQLDARDAAATEPSEGNRQASERVASAEIPQLKKELNALVSITAGRTGRPHGAIHTEARNACGGPPTAMCTAEQLRDRIAYLRRW, encoded by the coding sequence GTGAGTGGGGGAGCAACGGGGCAGCTGCGCGCCTGGCAGCGGGCGGCGCTGACCAAGTACCTGCTGCACAAACCGAAGGACTTCCTGGCGGTGGCGACCCCGGGCGCGGGTAAGACGACCTTCGCCCTGCGGGTGGCCACCGAGCTGACGTCGAACCGCACCGTCGACCGCGTCATCGTCGTCGTCCCCACCGAGCACCTCAAGGTGCAGTGGTCGGCAGCCGCCGCCCGGGTCGGTCTGTCGCTGGACCCCAGGTTCACCAACTCCTCCGCGGTCAACCCGGCCTACGACGGTGTCGTGGTCACCTACGCCCAGGTGGCCATGCACCCCTTCAAGCACCGGGCGGTGGCCACAGCCAAGCGCACCCTGGTCATCCTCGACGAGATCCACCACGGCGGTGACGCCAAGAGCTGGGGCGACGGCATCCGGGAGGCCTACGACGACGCCGAGCACCGGCTCGCCCTGACCGGTACCCCGTTCCGCTCGGACGACTCGCAGATCCCCTTCGTCCGCTACGAGCAGGACGGGGAGGGTCACCTCGTCTCTCGCGCCGACCACACCTACGGCTACTCGGACGCGCTGCGCGACGGCGTCGTCCGCCCCGTGGTGTTCCTCGCCTACTCCGGTGAGGCCCGCTGGCGGGACAGCGCCGGTGAGGAGTACGCCGCCCGCCTGGGTGAGCCGCTCAACCCCGAGCAGACGGCGCGCGCGTGGAAGACGGCCCTGGACCCGAAGGGCGACTGGATCCCGGCCGTCCTCAGCGCCGCCCACACCCGGCTGCAGCAGCTGCGCCGCAACATGCCGGACGCCGGTGGGCTGGTCATCGCCACGGACACGACGACCGCGCGGGCCTACGCGAGGATTCTGTCGACGTTGTCGAGCACCCCGGTCGCCGTCATCCTCTCCGACGAACCCGGCTCCTCCGACCGCATCAAGGAGTTCAGCGACTCCACCGACGAATGGATGGTCGCCGTCCGCATGGTGTCCGAGGGTGTCGACGTCCCGCGGCTCGCCGTCGGCGTCTACGCCACCTCCGCGTCCACCCCGTTGTTCTTCGCCCAGGCCATCGGCCGTTTCGTGCGTTCGCGCATGCCCGGTGAGACCGCGAGCGTGTTCCTGCCCTCCGTGCCCGTCCTGCTGGACCTGGCCGCCAAACTGGAGACCTCCCGCGACCACGTCCTGGGCAAACCCGACCGACCCAAGGAGGGCTGGGACGACGAGGCCCTCGCGGAGGCCAACCGGGAGCAGAACGAGCCGGACGAGGAGAAGGGCTACGAGTCCCTCGGCGCCGAGGCCGAACTGGACTCGCTCATCTACGACGGTTCGACCTACGGCACCGCCACCATCGCGGGTTCCGAGGAGGAGGCGGACTACCTCGGCCTGCCCGGCCTGCTCGACGCCGAGCAGATGCGTGCCCTGCTGCGCAAGCGCCAGGAGGAACAGCTCGACGCCCGCGATGCCGCGGCGACGGAACCGTCGGAGGGGAACCGGCAGGCGTCGGAACGCGTCGCCAGCGCCGAGATCCCCCAGTTGAAGAAGGAACTCAACGCGCTGGTCTCCATCACCGCCGGCCGCACCGGGCGCCCGCACGGCGCGATCCACACCGAGGCCCGCAACGCCTGCGGTGGACCGCCCACCGCGATGTGCACCGCCGAGCAGCTGCGCGACCGCATCGCCTACCTCCGGCGCTGGTGA
- a CDS encoding DUF3039 domain-containing protein, which produces MRTSTKTIERPDVTEDTQLDDGTPKFFHYVKKNQIVDSAVSGKMVVALCGETFPVTKQAKPGSPVCPDCERIYQGLRKK; this is translated from the coding sequence GTGAGAACGAGTACGAAGACCATCGAACGCCCAGACGTCACCGAAGACACCCAGCTCGACGACGGCACCCCGAAGTTCTTCCACTACGTCAAGAAGAACCAGATCGTCGACTCCGCCGTGAGCGGCAAAATGGTCGTCGCCCTGTGCGGTGAGACCTTCCCGGTGACCAAGCAGGCCAAGCCGGGCTCCCCGGTGTGCCCCGACTGCGAACGGATCTACCAGGGTCTGCGCAAGAAGTGA
- a CDS encoding DUF3099 domain-containing protein translates to MDEQTGHRSPRWGRRRAELITDARRSPSDDRHHREKAYAWIQGLRIPFLLLSMMTYLWWENWIISAALFVISVPLPWIAVVVANGRGEPRDKRAGNVYKPALAREQQQQFELENRRQRELPEHHDTIDHEENP, encoded by the coding sequence ATGGACGAGCAGACCGGTCACAGGAGCCCACGCTGGGGTCGGCGCCGCGCGGAGCTGATCACCGATGCCCGCCGTTCCCCGTCCGACGACCGGCACCACCGGGAGAAGGCCTACGCCTGGATCCAGGGCCTGCGCATCCCGTTTCTGCTGCTCAGCATGATGACGTACCTGTGGTGGGAGAACTGGATCATCTCCGCGGCCCTGTTCGTCATCTCCGTCCCCCTGCCGTGGATCGCCGTGGTCGTGGCCAACGGCCGGGGTGAACCGCGGGACAAACGGGCCGGCAACGTGTACAAGCCGGCGCTGGCCCGGGAGCAGCAACAGCAGTTCGAGCTGGAGAACCGACGGCAGCGGGAACTGCCGGAGCACCATGACACGATCGACCACGAGGAGAACCCGTGA